From one Paractinoplanes brasiliensis genomic stretch:
- a CDS encoding DUF305 domain-containing protein, translating to MRKSTLVAAVVVVAGAVAVAVAARMGAEESAAAPKPSVSAAPPQRVVLPGGPGDEAVVSDTDKVKAPDGSTFNGIDTTFVQMMIVHHEQAITMANLAPGRAENGKLAALAERISVAQPFEINFLKGWLKERGLPENDPRHDHATMPGMQTEGDMGALAAASGAAFDTKFATMMTDHHRGAMRMAGDVIKGGSDEKLREIANEMAVEQGSEIRRLRQVTAG from the coding sequence GTGAGGAAATCGACGCTCGTCGCAGCCGTGGTGGTCGTGGCCGGAGCGGTGGCCGTGGCGGTGGCGGCCCGCATGGGCGCGGAGGAGTCGGCGGCGGCGCCCAAGCCCAGCGTGAGCGCGGCCCCGCCGCAGCGTGTGGTGCTTCCCGGCGGTCCGGGCGACGAGGCCGTCGTCAGCGACACCGACAAGGTCAAGGCGCCCGACGGCTCGACCTTCAACGGCATCGACACCACCTTCGTCCAGATGATGATCGTGCATCACGAGCAGGCGATCACGATGGCGAATCTGGCGCCGGGCCGCGCTGAGAACGGCAAACTGGCCGCCCTGGCCGAGCGGATCAGCGTCGCCCAGCCCTTCGAGATCAATTTCCTGAAAGGCTGGCTCAAGGAGCGCGGGCTGCCCGAGAACGACCCCCGCCACGACCACGCGACGATGCCGGGCATGCAGACCGAGGGCGACATGGGCGCGCTCGCCGCCGCTTCGGGGGCCGCGTTCGATACCAAGTTCGCCACGATGATGACCGATCACCACCGCGGGGCGATGCGGATGGCGGGCGACGTGATCAAGGGCGGCAGCGACGAGAAGCTGCGGGAGATCGCCAACGAGATGGCGGTCGAACAGGGCAGTGAGATCCGGCGCCTGCGACAAGTGACCGCCGGGTAA
- a CDS encoding S-adenosylmethionine:tRNA ribosyltransferase-isomerase has protein sequence MTTFTVPPVLEARAPAEARGVARDGVRLMVSRGTAVSHHRFTDLPGLLDPGDLLVVNNSATLPAAIETIDGVRVHVSTEQPDGTWLVEPRDFDAARPGLRLRVPSGSLTLLRPFTSRLWVAAADVPGGRVEYLTRHGRPIRYSYTDRDWPISTYQNAYATVPGSAEMPSAGRPLTGAVLSALAGRGVLVAPLTLHTGVASAEVDEPPYPEWFRVPSSTASLIGHVRRSGGRVIAVGTTVVRALETGTPEGWTDVVIGPDHPIRYVDGLLTGLHEPRASHLKMLTAVAGEEALRASYESALRERYLWHEFGDVHLLLR, from the coding sequence GTGACCACCTTCACGGTCCCACCCGTCCTGGAGGCCCGCGCCCCGGCCGAGGCCCGTGGAGTGGCGCGGGACGGCGTACGGCTGATGGTGAGCCGGGGCACGGCGGTGAGCCACCACCGGTTCACCGATCTGCCCGGCCTGCTCGACCCGGGTGACCTGCTCGTGGTCAACAATTCGGCCACGCTGCCCGCCGCGATCGAGACCATCGACGGCGTACGGGTCCACGTCTCGACCGAACAACCCGACGGCACCTGGCTCGTCGAGCCACGCGACTTCGACGCGGCACGGCCCGGTCTGCGCCTGCGGGTGCCCTCGGGTTCTCTGACGTTGCTGCGCCCGTTCACTTCCCGGCTGTGGGTGGCGGCGGCCGACGTGCCGGGCGGTCGCGTGGAGTACCTGACCCGGCACGGACGCCCGATCCGATACAGCTACACGGATCGCGACTGGCCGATCTCGACGTACCAGAACGCGTACGCCACCGTGCCCGGCAGCGCCGAGATGCCCAGCGCGGGGAGGCCGCTGACGGGGGCGGTCCTCTCCGCGCTGGCCGGGCGGGGTGTGCTGGTCGCCCCGCTCACTCTGCATACGGGCGTGGCCTCGGCCGAGGTGGACGAGCCGCCGTACCCGGAGTGGTTCCGGGTGCCGTCGTCGACCGCCTCGCTGATCGGGCACGTGCGCCGATCAGGAGGCCGGGTGATCGCGGTGGGCACCACGGTCGTCCGGGCGCTCGAGACGGGCACGCCCGAGGGCTGGACCGACGTGGTGATCGGGCCGGACCACCCGATCCGTTACGTCGACGGGCTGCTGACCGGGTTGCACGAGCCACGGGCATCCCACCTCAAGATGCTGACAGCCGTCGCCGGCGAGGAAGCGCTACGAGCAAGCTACGAATCAGCACTACGCGAACGCTACCTGTGGCACGAGTTCGGCGATGTCCACCTGCTGTTGCGCTGA
- a CDS encoding LVIVD repeat-containing protein, with translation MKHTAPRGRMLKRLAVVSAATLAVGLLTAPGISSAQAPSGPGAIPGVDEIVSSPNLKQVAHLDKSGPLTGTNSDWAFQGKYAYGGNYNGFYVYDVSKPKEPKVAAQVLCPGSQNDISVSGNLLFLGTDSQRTNDTCVNEASTTAVPGDRWEGVKIFDISNPLTPKYLKSIKTDCGSHTQTLVPGQRGDKNLYIYVSSYNLAGADLPNCALPHDKISIIKVPLRNPTAAAVIATPVVFPDGGFPGSETGNETTGCHDITVYAEKDLAAGACMGDGVLFDIKNRAKPTVITTVRDEVNFAFWHSATFNNSGTKVVFTDELGGGGAATCNAAIGPNRGADAIYDIVTKKGKKKLEFRSYFKIPRYNADTEVCVAHNGSLIPVPGRDIMVQAWYLGGISVWDFTDSRRPKEIAFWERGPLSLTQLTGGGSWSAYWYNGYIYSNDITKGVDVLEIKDPRTAVAKFFRTDTFNAQSQDNFLRW, from the coding sequence ATGAAGCACACTGCCCCACGAGGGCGGATGCTGAAGCGCCTGGCCGTCGTCAGCGCGGCCACCCTGGCCGTCGGCTTGCTGACGGCCCCGGGGATCAGCTCGGCGCAGGCGCCGTCCGGTCCGGGCGCCATACCTGGCGTCGACGAGATCGTCAGCAGCCCCAACCTCAAGCAGGTCGCCCACCTCGACAAGTCCGGCCCGCTCACGGGCACCAACTCGGACTGGGCGTTCCAGGGCAAATACGCTTACGGCGGCAACTACAACGGCTTCTACGTCTACGACGTCAGCAAGCCCAAGGAGCCCAAGGTCGCGGCGCAGGTGCTCTGCCCCGGCTCGCAGAACGACATCTCGGTCTCGGGCAACCTGCTGTTCCTCGGCACCGACTCGCAGCGTACGAACGACACCTGCGTCAACGAGGCGTCGACGACCGCGGTGCCGGGCGACCGCTGGGAAGGTGTCAAGATCTTTGACATCAGCAACCCGCTGACGCCGAAGTACCTCAAGTCGATCAAGACGGACTGCGGTTCGCACACCCAGACGCTGGTGCCCGGCCAGCGCGGCGACAAGAACCTGTACATCTACGTCTCCTCGTACAACCTGGCCGGCGCGGACCTGCCCAACTGCGCGCTGCCGCACGACAAGATCTCGATCATCAAGGTCCCGCTGCGCAACCCCACGGCCGCGGCCGTGATCGCCACGCCGGTCGTGTTCCCCGACGGCGGCTTCCCGGGCAGCGAGACCGGCAACGAGACCACCGGCTGCCACGACATCACCGTGTACGCCGAGAAGGACCTGGCCGCGGGCGCCTGCATGGGCGACGGGGTGCTGTTCGACATCAAGAACCGCGCCAAGCCCACCGTCATCACCACGGTTCGCGACGAGGTCAACTTCGCGTTCTGGCACTCGGCCACGTTCAACAACAGCGGCACCAAGGTCGTTTTCACCGACGAGCTCGGGGGCGGCGGCGCGGCCACCTGCAACGCGGCGATCGGCCCGAACCGCGGCGCCGACGCGATCTACGACATCGTCACCAAGAAGGGCAAGAAGAAGCTGGAGTTCCGCAGCTACTTCAAGATTCCGCGCTACAACGCGGACACCGAGGTGTGCGTGGCCCACAACGGCTCGCTCATCCCGGTGCCGGGCCGCGACATCATGGTGCAGGCCTGGTACCTCGGCGGCATCTCGGTGTGGGACTTCACCGACTCGCGCCGCCCCAAGGAGATCGCGTTCTGGGAGCGGGGCCCGCTGTCGCTGACCCAGCTCACCGGCGGCGGCTCGTGGTCGGCGTACTGGTACAACGGCTACATCTACTCCAACGACATCACCAAGGGTGTCGACGTGCTGGAGATCAAGGACCCGCGTACGGCGGTTGCCAAGTTCTTCCGGACGGACACGTTCAACGCCCAGAGCCAGGACAACTTCCTGAGGTGGTGA
- a CDS encoding GAF domain-containing sensor histidine kinase, whose protein sequence is MEPLHTARRLSAAVLAVSNQLTVPEVLQTIVDTARELASAEYAALGVPDDGGSFAQFLVSGVTDAQQAAIGPLPRQHGFLAVMLREHRAQRLDDIRADPRFAWWPSAHPVLQAFLGVPIVSGDEILGALYLANKPGGFTDEDEELVRVLAAHAAIALTNARLHERNRELTIAEERARLAHDLHDAVAQRLFGLRLTAQAADLLIARDPAAARLRLAEVSALAREAAEELHAAVLELRPARLEQDGLTDVLRKQVRILDRASVPKLVFHDEDPAVLPPAQQTVMLRVAQEALHNAVRHSGATLIEVRLAGRVLEVADDGTGFDVEQTLKAGRSLGLRSMRDRACQVRGKATITSSPGRGTVVRLEVPGV, encoded by the coding sequence GTGGAACCCCTGCACACCGCGCGCCGCCTGTCGGCAGCCGTGCTGGCGGTGAGCAACCAGCTCACCGTCCCCGAGGTGCTGCAGACCATCGTCGACACCGCCCGCGAGCTGGCCTCGGCCGAGTACGCGGCGCTCGGCGTGCCCGACGACGGCGGCTCGTTCGCCCAGTTCCTCGTCTCCGGGGTCACCGACGCGCAGCAGGCGGCGATCGGACCGCTGCCCCGCCAGCACGGCTTCCTGGCCGTCATGTTGCGCGAGCACCGGGCCCAGCGGCTCGACGACATCCGCGCCGACCCGCGTTTCGCCTGGTGGCCGTCGGCGCACCCGGTGCTTCAGGCGTTCCTCGGCGTGCCCATCGTCAGCGGCGACGAGATTCTGGGCGCGCTCTACCTGGCCAACAAGCCGGGCGGCTTCACCGACGAGGACGAGGAGCTCGTACGCGTCCTGGCCGCGCACGCCGCGATCGCGTTGACCAACGCCCGCCTGCACGAGCGTAACCGCGAGCTCACGATCGCCGAGGAACGGGCACGGCTCGCCCATGACCTGCACGACGCGGTCGCCCAGCGGCTGTTCGGGTTGCGTCTCACCGCGCAGGCGGCCGACCTGCTGATCGCCCGTGACCCGGCCGCGGCCCGGCTCCGGCTGGCCGAGGTGTCCGCCCTGGCCCGCGAGGCCGCCGAGGAACTGCACGCCGCCGTGCTGGAGCTGCGGCCGGCCCGGCTCGAGCAGGACGGTTTGACCGATGTGCTGCGCAAACAGGTGCGGATCCTCGACCGGGCGTCCGTCCCCAAGCTCGTGTTCCACGACGAAGACCCCGCGGTGCTGCCCCCGGCCCAGCAGACGGTGATGCTGCGCGTGGCTCAAGAGGCACTGCACAACGCCGTACGCCATTCCGGCGCGACGCTGATCGAGGTGCGCCTGGCCGGCCGGGTGCTGGAGGTGGCCGACGACGGGACGGGCTTCGACGTCGAGCAGACCCTGAAAGCGGGCCGCAGCCTGGGCCTCCGCTCGATGCGTGACCGGGCCTGCCAGGTGCGCGGCAAGGCCACGATCACGTCGTCGCCGGGCCGGGGCACGGTCGTCCGGCTGGAGGTGCCCGGTGTCTGA
- a CDS encoding NAD(P)H-dependent flavin oxidoreductase: MRTALTELLGVEHPIVGFNRSPAVVAAVTNAGGFGVLAASVYGAEELDAQLTWIEEQVGGKPYGVDLLVPEKFVPGDPADLVASMRAQIPQEHLDFVRGLLEKYDIPPAPLVDHQHVAASLTTPGALALLDVAFKHRISLIASALGAPPPELVARAKEQGVVTAALVGQARHAERQIAAGVDVLVAQGTEAGGHTGTIATMVLTPEIVDIAGDRPVLAAGGIADGRQMAAALALGASGVWCGSVWLSSEEDVAVAAIKNKFLAASSADTLRSPTRTGKPARQLRTAWHDEWEAAGSPKPLPLPLQPMLVDDAWQRIDAAAEAGHEGALKLESFFVGQVVGSFRDIRPAGEITRQMAAVCEQRIRELSGRL, translated from the coding sequence ATGCGTACGGCCTTGACCGAACTGCTCGGCGTCGAGCACCCCATCGTCGGATTCAACCGATCGCCGGCCGTCGTCGCCGCGGTCACCAACGCGGGCGGGTTCGGCGTGCTGGCCGCCTCCGTCTACGGCGCCGAGGAACTCGACGCCCAGCTCACGTGGATCGAGGAGCAGGTCGGCGGGAAACCGTACGGCGTCGATCTGCTCGTGCCGGAGAAGTTCGTCCCCGGCGACCCGGCCGACCTGGTCGCCAGCATGCGGGCGCAGATCCCGCAGGAGCATCTGGACTTCGTGCGGGGGCTGCTCGAGAAGTACGACATCCCGCCGGCCCCGCTCGTCGACCACCAGCACGTCGCGGCCTCGCTGACCACGCCGGGGGCGCTCGCGCTGCTCGACGTCGCGTTCAAGCACCGCATCTCGCTGATCGCCAGCGCGCTCGGCGCCCCGCCGCCCGAACTGGTGGCGCGGGCCAAGGAGCAGGGCGTGGTCACGGCGGCCCTGGTCGGGCAGGCCCGCCACGCCGAACGGCAGATCGCGGCCGGAGTCGACGTGCTGGTCGCGCAGGGCACCGAGGCCGGCGGGCACACCGGCACGATCGCGACGATGGTGCTCACACCCGAGATCGTCGACATCGCCGGTGACCGTCCGGTGCTGGCGGCCGGCGGCATCGCGGACGGCCGGCAGATGGCCGCCGCCCTGGCCCTGGGCGCGTCGGGGGTGTGGTGCGGTTCGGTCTGGCTGTCCAGCGAGGAGGACGTCGCGGTCGCGGCGATCAAGAACAAGTTCCTCGCGGCGAGCAGCGCCGACACGTTGCGCTCGCCGACACGTACGGGGAAACCGGCCCGTCAGCTGCGAACGGCCTGGCACGACGAGTGGGAGGCGGCGGGCAGCCCGAAACCGTTGCCACTTCCCCTGCAGCCGATGCTGGTGGACGACGCGTGGCAGCGGATCGACGCCGCCGCCGAGGCCGGGCACGAGGGCGCGCTCAAACTGGAGTCGTTCTTCGTCGGGCAGGTCGTCGGCTCGTTCCGCGACATCCGGCCCGCCGGCGAGATCACCCGGCAGATGGCGGCCGTCTGCGAGCAGCGCATCCGCGAGCTGTCGGGGCGTCTCTGA
- a CDS encoding phosphoribosyltransferase yields MEFAEFTALAQILLLSEAAVRDRWKIVVDLPQTTTSDPPDASRLLQRRLSCLRFLRATGFTAAISLPHIPGSPVTVFPRHAADGEQVRPSAQDDSPLWAELPAWNKPDSDIRQNYEIRQVLPFRWIAPGKGDELFHSKEIIQVIRGLRDIGLNERDAKLLANNVVYELVENVALHAALGSSVNQPHALVGALVVDKRLLRVLAVLRSELSGTDETLLDPSETAIQLLVADSGRGLVRHLEPHAALPAGDGSRSSAEEVTLWALERWSTSADPSGALHGTRGLWRVREAIRSYRGALLIHTADALAGYTFTSGEKPLYGRTTWSGPGTLVEAYIVPRSLEPESTVAAPSDQERIQFRWIRLEHRDLNGLTSPANRPKSERLILTADGGRTHDITHERLVAILAAAGVLSTDNAVAVLIAGADPVAVDAALDAVQHPPPGVISPVNTDAPFLLLDGTRRSIWCGSNAQTREWLRQLEDGPLTGNPDVSSMAARYPFLVQANGQTARLLLHPAAVMSHLEDEVYTRLRDVLRHEGEGVGAGPVRTPSLHLANHWIESDRLVENAVGMGVSALLLAHLLVTALPRLQPNTRIVQIGPIVRDLSMMIAESVPLPDAVYELPDDLPALRLLTPLPPRTPCVLCCDVLLSTNRTVKAMRQLLASDAMPIAVMAIVDGRRERGPLTVRGVEIPVIALTEFSSETVDAEDSSIVDIDPVFRVPTAQRELYSPRYALAEAEFLEQCLQLPDIAGLGHVARPLHRHFSAYFNAASIVDTPSAIRELIAEEMVGTIRDWADRGVEAPDLKMFYVGASRDYAAKLAGLVASRLNAGVLENDGLEPREIPRAISGQTYAFPDTLPEPPVDRDVILVDWGSFDATTILQIIRLAAEGGARRIIVLVLLSQMGLHEERALTMTRAVNDPSRSNAVPVEIRFITSLSITPMLPGDCSLCELVGEMNTSLRELSMPHEVATHVSALTDVLGPKSREIVVRSGLDVFGSPITTEDVFEFIRLRGQLIVARRDTGAANQFALRLADLEVPNDGSISALIRLLAAERRWLAQLPLSLTECLAHVSRLALEVVVASQYHERLRLQALVVLTVSGPEELISSLYGIWRSAVDNPVLIHQTLYELWTTLHHHLRHSRKAQQALRRAVVRCIAISSDEYADPQFGKTAQRLLSRLRDSIDVTSDLEPPSTPMDAWAFLRSNYLAQLYRHTEAETAAINLLILFDSPPVGTDTFDDRTWETAQLLWHQVSSFIGTRVLPAMPQLGEIMTSAFARRYFSEHTGADVPDLTAVQTSASLHAVETKLHELRGEKADGEGFRTAWQAVYDDVTRWYDAVLAPGARDTPGAVLARFVDACPAHVGSVLDESAASLSVRIILDSERNLDTFVFCHTDLLREVLQHIFEVLQQDVGESDDGVSQPVRVRIRHTARAMRLHFRTTGMPDTDPRASTTDRLHGLLADFEASLEYLNVGSSGQPEMIVNLCRWAPQVVEDGPE; encoded by the coding sequence GTGGAGTTCGCTGAGTTCACCGCGCTCGCTCAGATCCTGTTGCTCTCCGAGGCGGCTGTCCGTGACCGTTGGAAGATCGTGGTCGACCTGCCACAGACGACCACCTCCGATCCCCCGGACGCCAGTCGGCTGCTCCAACGCCGTCTAAGTTGCCTGCGCTTTCTGAGAGCCACCGGGTTCACGGCCGCCATCAGCCTGCCGCACATACCCGGCTCACCCGTGACCGTATTTCCACGGCACGCCGCTGATGGCGAGCAAGTCCGACCTTCCGCCCAGGACGATTCGCCGCTGTGGGCCGAGCTACCAGCATGGAACAAGCCCGACAGTGATATTCGCCAGAACTACGAAATAAGGCAGGTTCTCCCGTTCCGGTGGATCGCCCCGGGCAAAGGTGACGAACTATTCCATTCCAAGGAGATCATTCAGGTCATCCGCGGTCTGCGCGACATCGGGCTCAATGAGCGCGACGCGAAGTTGCTGGCCAACAATGTGGTCTACGAGCTGGTAGAGAACGTGGCTCTCCATGCCGCGCTCGGATCCTCAGTCAATCAACCACACGCCCTGGTCGGCGCGTTGGTCGTCGACAAGCGTCTGCTGCGCGTGCTGGCCGTGCTGCGATCCGAGCTCAGCGGCACCGACGAAACCCTCTTGGACCCGTCCGAGACCGCCATCCAGCTTCTGGTCGCCGACTCCGGGCGCGGTCTGGTGCGGCACCTCGAACCACATGCGGCGTTGCCAGCCGGCGACGGCTCGCGGTCAAGCGCCGAGGAGGTGACACTCTGGGCCTTGGAACGGTGGTCGACCAGCGCCGATCCCAGCGGCGCACTCCACGGCACCCGCGGCCTGTGGCGGGTACGCGAGGCGATCCGCTCCTACCGCGGGGCGTTGCTGATTCACACGGCGGACGCCTTGGCCGGATACACCTTCACCTCTGGCGAAAAGCCCCTGTACGGCCGTACGACCTGGTCCGGGCCCGGCACGCTTGTCGAGGCCTATATCGTGCCGCGCTCCCTCGAGCCGGAATCGACCGTGGCCGCACCGAGTGATCAGGAGAGGATTCAGTTCCGCTGGATACGGCTCGAGCACCGGGACCTCAATGGTTTGACGAGCCCGGCGAACCGCCCCAAGAGTGAGCGTCTCATCCTTACCGCGGACGGCGGCCGCACACACGACATCACGCACGAGCGGCTGGTGGCCATCCTTGCTGCGGCCGGCGTATTGAGCACCGATAACGCTGTCGCCGTGCTGATTGCGGGAGCCGACCCGGTCGCAGTAGACGCCGCGCTGGACGCCGTTCAGCACCCACCGCCAGGCGTGATATCGCCGGTAAACACGGATGCTCCTTTCCTCCTGCTCGACGGCACGCGCCGCAGCATCTGGTGCGGCAGCAACGCCCAGACGCGCGAGTGGCTGAGGCAACTGGAAGACGGACCACTCACCGGCAATCCTGACGTTTCCTCGATGGCGGCAAGGTATCCCTTTCTCGTACAAGCGAATGGGCAGACGGCCCGCCTGTTGCTTCACCCGGCCGCGGTGATGTCCCATCTGGAGGACGAGGTCTACACCCGGCTCCGCGATGTGTTGCGCCACGAGGGCGAAGGCGTCGGCGCGGGCCCGGTCCGCACTCCCAGCCTGCATCTCGCCAACCACTGGATAGAGTCGGACCGGCTGGTGGAAAACGCCGTCGGCATGGGCGTGTCGGCATTACTGCTGGCCCACCTGCTCGTCACGGCACTACCGAGGCTGCAGCCAAACACCCGTATTGTCCAGATAGGCCCGATTGTACGGGACCTGTCCATGATGATCGCCGAGTCGGTGCCACTCCCCGACGCCGTCTACGAACTCCCCGACGACCTGCCCGCGCTGCGGCTGCTGACGCCGTTGCCGCCGCGCACCCCGTGCGTGCTGTGCTGCGATGTTCTACTGTCCACCAACCGTACGGTCAAGGCCATGCGGCAGCTCCTCGCCTCCGACGCGATGCCGATCGCGGTGATGGCGATCGTTGACGGCCGTCGTGAACGAGGCCCACTCACCGTGCGAGGGGTTGAGATCCCGGTCATAGCGCTGACCGAATTCTCCTCCGAGACCGTCGATGCCGAGGACAGTTCGATAGTTGACATAGACCCTGTCTTCCGCGTGCCGACGGCCCAGCGCGAGTTGTACTCACCGCGTTACGCTCTGGCCGAGGCCGAGTTTCTCGAACAGTGTCTCCAGTTGCCTGACATCGCCGGGCTGGGTCACGTCGCCCGTCCGTTGCACCGGCACTTCAGCGCCTACTTCAACGCCGCCAGCATCGTCGACACGCCCAGCGCGATCCGGGAGCTGATTGCCGAGGAAATGGTAGGCACCATTCGAGACTGGGCCGACCGAGGTGTCGAGGCGCCCGACTTGAAAATGTTCTATGTGGGCGCATCACGCGATTACGCTGCCAAACTTGCCGGCCTGGTCGCCAGCCGGCTGAACGCCGGCGTACTCGAGAACGATGGCCTCGAACCGCGCGAGATCCCCCGAGCTATCTCCGGCCAGACGTACGCCTTTCCCGACACCTTGCCCGAGCCGCCAGTCGATCGAGACGTCATACTGGTCGACTGGGGCTCGTTCGACGCCACCACGATCCTGCAAATCATCCGGCTGGCCGCCGAGGGTGGGGCACGGCGCATCATCGTGCTCGTTCTGCTGAGTCAGATGGGCCTGCACGAGGAACGCGCGCTGACCATGACGCGTGCCGTCAACGACCCGTCCCGATCCAACGCTGTTCCGGTGGAAATCCGATTCATCACCTCACTCAGCATCACACCGATGCTGCCCGGCGACTGCTCGCTGTGTGAGCTGGTCGGTGAGATGAATACGAGCCTGCGCGAACTGAGCATGCCGCATGAGGTGGCAACTCACGTTTCTGCGCTGACCGATGTGCTCGGGCCCAAGAGCCGGGAGATCGTCGTCCGCAGCGGCCTGGACGTCTTCGGCTCGCCGATCACGACCGAGGATGTGTTCGAGTTCATCCGCTTGCGCGGTCAATTGATCGTGGCCCGCCGCGACACTGGCGCGGCTAACCAGTTCGCCCTGCGGCTCGCCGACCTCGAGGTGCCGAACGATGGCAGCATCAGCGCCCTGATACGGCTGCTCGCCGCTGAACGGCGGTGGCTTGCCCAATTGCCCCTCAGCCTTACGGAGTGCCTGGCTCACGTTTCTCGGCTCGCGCTCGAGGTCGTAGTAGCGTCGCAGTACCACGAGAGGCTGCGCCTTCAAGCCCTCGTCGTGCTGACCGTTTCAGGCCCGGAGGAGCTGATCTCGAGCCTGTATGGGATCTGGCGCTCCGCTGTAGACAATCCGGTGCTCATTCATCAGACGCTCTACGAGCTCTGGACGACGCTCCACCACCACCTGCGTCATTCACGCAAGGCGCAGCAGGCACTCCGCAGGGCCGTCGTGCGCTGCATAGCGATCAGTTCCGACGAGTACGCCGACCCGCAGTTCGGCAAGACGGCGCAGAGGCTGCTCAGCCGACTCCGTGACAGCATCGACGTTACCTCGGACCTGGAACCGCCGAGTACGCCGATGGACGCGTGGGCCTTCCTCCGCTCCAACTACTTGGCCCAACTTTACCGGCACACCGAGGCTGAGACGGCCGCCATCAACCTGCTCATCCTGTTCGACTCACCGCCGGTAGGCACCGACACCTTCGACGACCGTACCTGGGAGACCGCGCAGCTGCTGTGGCATCAGGTCAGTTCGTTCATAGGTACGCGCGTTCTGCCGGCGATGCCTCAGCTGGGCGAAATCATGACCAGTGCTTTCGCCCGTCGTTACTTCAGCGAACACACCGGTGCGGACGTGCCGGACCTGACCGCAGTCCAAACCTCGGCAAGCCTGCACGCAGTCGAGACGAAGTTGCACGAGCTGCGCGGCGAGAAGGCCGACGGCGAAGGTTTCCGAACGGCATGGCAAGCGGTGTACGACGACGTCACCCGCTGGTACGACGCCGTGCTGGCGCCCGGCGCCAGGGACACGCCCGGGGCGGTGCTCGCTCGGTTCGTCGACGCGTGCCCTGCCCACGTAGGCTCGGTCCTCGATGAGAGCGCGGCCAGCTTGTCAGTGCGTATCATCCTCGACTCGGAACGCAATCTCGACACGTTCGTCTTCTGCCACACCGACCTACTACGCGAAGTGTTGCAGCACATCTTCGAAGTGCTGCAACAGGACGTAGGCGAATCGGACGACGGCGTGTCCCAACCCGTGCGCGTGCGAATTCGCCACACCGCGCGGGCAATGCGGCTCCACTTCCGCACCACCGGAATGCCGGACACCGACCCGCGAGCGAGTACCACCGACCGGCTTCACGGGCTACTTGCGGATTTCGAGGCATCACTCGAGTACCTGAACGTCGGGTCATCCGGCCAGCCGGAGATGATTGTGAATCTCTGCCGATGGGCGCCTCAAGTAGTGGAGGACGGGCCGGAGTGA
- a CDS encoding SDR family NAD(P)-dependent oxidoreductase yields MTQTAVITGASQGLGAALARGLSSAGWNLVINARTGKDLELVAESLTNVVAIAGDVVDDDHRAELAAAADKLGGADLLINNASTLGGSPPPALGDFPLPALLETFEVNVLAPIALTQLVLPQLRQSSRGAVLNISSDAAVEAYEGWGGYGAAKAALDHASRVLAKEEPGLRVWSVDPGDLRTRLQQQAYPGTDISDRPPASSVVPYFLQLLDERPESGRYVAR; encoded by the coding sequence ATGACACAGACAGCCGTGATCACCGGAGCCTCGCAGGGGCTCGGCGCTGCCCTCGCCCGTGGGTTGTCGAGCGCCGGGTGGAACCTCGTCATCAACGCCCGCACCGGGAAAGACCTTGAACTTGTCGCGGAGTCGTTGACGAACGTCGTGGCGATCGCCGGGGACGTGGTCGACGACGACCACCGGGCCGAACTGGCGGCGGCCGCGGACAAACTGGGCGGCGCCGACCTGCTGATCAACAACGCGTCGACGCTCGGCGGCAGCCCACCGCCCGCGCTCGGCGACTTCCCGCTGCCCGCCTTGCTCGAGACGTTCGAGGTCAACGTGCTCGCCCCGATCGCGCTGACCCAGCTCGTCCTGCCCCAGCTGCGGCAGTCCTCACGCGGCGCGGTGCTCAACATCAGCTCGGACGCGGCCGTGGAGGCGTACGAGGGATGGGGTGGGTACGGCGCCGCTAAGGCCGCGCTGGATCATGCGAGCCGGGTGCTGGCCAAGGAGGAGCCGGGGTTGCGGGTGTGGTCGGTCGACCCGGGTGACCTGCGCACACGACTGCAGCAGCAGGCTTACCCGGGCACGGACATCTCGGACCGCCCACCGGCGTCATCGGTGGTTCCGTACTTCCTCCAGCTGCTCGACGAGCGGCCGGAGTCGGGAAGGTACGTCGCCCGGTGA